The following nucleotide sequence is from Kiloniellales bacterium.
GCCGTCGAGAGCCTTCGCCTGGTCTTTGCCGATGGCCGGCGCCGGGAGATCCACGACGCGGCGTCCGGCCGGTACCTGCGCCGCTTCGCCAAGACGGTCGTGCTTCAGCCCTGGACCGCGGCCGAGATCCGCGAGCGGGCCGGGCTGGCCCTCGGCGGTCCCTGGCGGGGCGCCGAGCTGGGCCAGGGCGGCAACGCCCAGAGCGGGCGCGTCGGCCTGCGGAAGGCGGTCCTGCTCGAAGGGCGCTGCCGGCGCGATCCGACCCCGCGGATCGGGCACTTCCAGCTCGACAGCCTGCTGGCGGTGATCGACACGGCCTGGACCCTGCCCGCGCGTTGAGCCGCGGCGGTCCAGAGCCTCATTGGTTCAACCTCCCTGCAACTTCGGCGCCGCCACTTGCGGCGCCGCTTCTTTTTGCGCCCGCGGCCCTGGCAAGGCGGTGCCGGTCTTCCCAGATCAAGGGCGACCAAAGGGGAAGGCGATGGGCTTCTACGAGCGCTGGGTCCTGCCGCGCCTCATCGACCTGGCGATGAAGAACACGGAGGCGACGCGGCATCGCCAGGCGCTGCTTCCGGCGGCGAGCGGCCGGGTGCTCGAGATCGGCATCGGCTCCGGCCTCAATCTGCCATTCTACGGGGCCGAGGTCGACAGCGTCGTCGGGATCGACCCCTCAGAAGAGCTTCTGGCCCTGACGCAAGAGCGTCTCGGCGATCCGCCCTTCGCCGTCGAGCTCCAGGCGCGCTCGGCCGAGGCTTTGCCCTTCGAGGACCGGCGCTTCGACACCGCGGTCACGACCTGGACACTGTGCTCGGTCCCCGAGGCCGGGCGCGCCCTGGCCGAGCTGCGCCGGGTCCTGAAGCCGGAGGGCACGCTGATCTTCGTCGAGCACGGCCGGGCCGAGGACCCCGGCGTCGTCGCCTGGCAGGACCGTCTGAACCGGCTCTGGGGGCGGCTGGCCGGGGGCTGCAACCTCAACCGGCCGATCGCGGCGATGATCCGGGAGGCCGGCTTCCGGATCGAGGACCTCGAGACCGGCCACCTGGTCAAGGGGCCGAGGCTGCTCACCTATCTCTACCGCGGCCGGGCCCGCCCGGCCTGAGGCGCGGCGGCCCCTTGCCCCGAGGCGCCGTGCGCCCCGCCGGCCTCGGCGCAACCCATGGTCGCAGTGGCCCCCGGCGCCGAGGTCCGCTGTGACGGGCTTCACACTTTCGCAATCCTTGGGACGAATACTGCTCCTTCAAATGCAAAACCGCTTGGCGCAGGACGAACAGGACCAGTCAAGGCAAGTTGCAGCACATGCTTCGCTATCTTTTTGTTTCTCTTTTCACTTTGATTTCGGTCTTGGGACCGGCCTGGTCCGACGACGGCACTCACGACCCCGGCCGATTTCAGGTGATACCCGGTGCCCAGGTCCCGGACCGGACCGGCAAGCCGCGGTCCCGGACGATCCTGCTCGACACCGCGACCGGGCGGACCTGGACCCTGGCGCCCAGCGCCGTGTCCGACGACCCCCGGCGCGCCACCTGGATGCCGATCCCGGTCCAGGACTTCGGCAAGCAGGAGGCGATGGCGAGCCCCGGTCAGGAGAGACCCGTGATCCGCCGCCAGGAGTCGCGCAGCCCGGAGCAGAAACAGGGCAGCGGCTACCGCGACCGGCTCTGGAACTACGAGCGCGATCCCTAGGGCGAGCGGAAGGCTGGCGCGGCGACCCCGCTCTTCGCGCCAGGGGAGACCGCCCCCATCCCGATCTCGATCCCTGCGCCGCGAGTCCGCTCGCCTTGATCCCGGCCGCGCGCACGTGCGATGTCTCCAAGCGCCCGGCCCTCGGCGGGACGGGCGGGCGAAGCGGGGAGCGGCATGTTCGGGATCCGGGATGCGGAGATCGTTCGGGAGGTGGTGCTTAGGGGCGGGTTCCGGGCCGCCGCGCAAAGCCTCGGCATCGCGCAGTCGGCGGTCTCCGCGCGGGTCACCCTGCTGGAGCAGCGCCTCGGCATCCTGATCTTCGACCGGCAGAAGCGCCGGGTCGGCCTGACCCCCGCGGGGCGGCGCTTCGTCGAGCAGGCCGAACGCCTGATTGCCCTGCGCGACCGGATCTTCGCCGAGCTCTCGCCTGAGCAGGGCCTCGCCGGCCT
It contains:
- a CDS encoding class I SAM-dependent methyltransferase produces the protein MGFYERWVLPRLIDLAMKNTEATRHRQALLPAASGRVLEIGIGSGLNLPFYGAEVDSVVGIDPSEELLALTQERLGDPPFAVELQARSAEALPFEDRRFDTAVTTWTLCSVPEAGRALAELRRVLKPEGTLIFVEHGRAEDPGVVAWQDRLNRLWGRLAGGCNLNRPIAAMIREAGFRIEDLETGHLVKGPRLLTYLYRGRARPA